The following proteins are encoded in a genomic region of Mycobacterium sp. 155:
- the metE gene encoding 5-methyltetrahydropteroyltriglutamate--homocysteine S-methyltransferase, which translates to MSTTAVPFTATILGSPRIGPNRELKRAVEKYWAGRIDRTELESVAATLRRDTWASLGAAGLDSVPVNTFSYYDQVLDTAVLVGALPPRVAGVADELDRYFAAARGNDEIAPLEMTKWFDTNYHYIVPEIGPDTSFALNPAKVLGELEEAAAQGIPARPVIVGPITFLALSKAVQGAGAPIARLDELVDVYAELLELLADKGVTWVQLDEPVLVTDILDNAAELAGRTYARLGALTKRPSVFVATYFGELTDALPALASTPIEAIGIDLVAGSGTALAAVPELADKLVVAGVVDGRNIWRTDLEGALGKLATLSGSAGAVAVSTSCSTLHVPYTIDAEEGLDAALRSWLAFGFEKVTEVVTLARGLNDGRVAISAEIAASNEAIASRKSDPRLNNEQVRARISAILASGAKRGPADQRRAAQQDRLKLPTLPTTTIGSYPQTSAIRVARADLRAGKIDAAEYGRRMKAEIADVIKLQEQLGLDVLVHGEPERNDMVQYFAEQLDGFFATQDGWVQSYGSRCVRPPILYGDVARPKPMTVEWITYAQSLTDKPVKGMLTGPVTILAWSFVRDDQPLAETANQVALAIRDETIDLQSAGIAIIQVDEPALRELLPLRSKDKEAYLRWAVDAFRLSTSGVADSTQIHTHLCYSEFGEVIGAIADLDADVTSIEAARSHMEVLADLNDVGFANSVGPGVYDIHSPRVPGVDEITASLREALKSVPAERLWVNPDCGLKTRTTPEVTASLQHLVAAAAAVRSN; encoded by the coding sequence ATGAGCACAACCGCTGTACCTTTCACCGCCACTATCCTCGGGTCGCCCCGCATCGGCCCGAATCGTGAACTCAAACGCGCAGTCGAAAAGTACTGGGCCGGCCGCATCGACCGCACCGAACTGGAATCCGTCGCCGCCACCCTGCGCCGCGACACCTGGGCATCGCTCGGCGCGGCGGGGCTGGACTCGGTCCCGGTCAACACCTTCTCCTACTACGACCAGGTGCTCGACACCGCGGTACTGGTGGGTGCGCTACCGCCTCGGGTGGCCGGTGTGGCTGACGAGCTAGACCGCTACTTCGCGGCGGCGCGTGGTAACGACGAGATCGCGCCACTTGAGATGACGAAGTGGTTCGACACCAACTATCACTACATCGTGCCCGAGATCGGGCCTGACACCTCGTTCGCCCTCAACCCGGCCAAGGTGTTGGGCGAGCTGGAAGAGGCTGCAGCCCAGGGTATCCCGGCGCGACCGGTGATCGTCGGACCGATCACCTTCTTGGCGCTGTCGAAGGCGGTCCAGGGCGCGGGTGCTCCGATCGCCCGGCTCGACGAGCTCGTCGACGTGTACGCCGAGCTGCTTGAGTTGCTTGCCGACAAGGGTGTCACGTGGGTGCAGCTCGACGAGCCCGTGCTGGTGACCGACATTCTCGACAACGCTGCCGAGCTGGCCGGACGTACCTATGCCCGGCTCGGTGCGCTGACCAAGCGGCCGTCGGTGTTCGTCGCCACCTACTTCGGTGAGCTCACCGACGCCCTGCCCGCGCTGGCCAGCACCCCGATCGAGGCCATCGGCATCGATCTGGTCGCAGGTTCGGGGACGGCGTTGGCGGCCGTACCCGAGCTCGCCGACAAGCTCGTGGTCGCGGGCGTGGTGGACGGCCGCAACATCTGGCGCACAGATCTGGAAGGTGCACTGGGCAAACTGGCCACATTGTCGGGGTCTGCGGGGGCCGTCGCTGTCTCTACTTCATGCTCGACGCTGCACGTGCCGTACACCATCGATGCCGAGGAAGGCCTCGACGCGGCGCTGCGCAGTTGGCTGGCATTCGGCTTCGAGAAGGTCACCGAGGTGGTGACCCTGGCCCGCGGGCTCAACGACGGCCGTGTGGCAATCTCGGCTGAGATCGCGGCATCCAACGAGGCCATTGCATCGCGGAAGTCCGATCCACGGCTCAACAATGAGCAGGTCCGTGCGCGTATCTCGGCCATCCTTGCGTCGGGTGCCAAGCGCGGGCCCGCCGACCAGCGTCGGGCGGCGCAGCAGGATCGGCTCAAGCTGCCCACCCTGCCCACCACCACGATCGGGTCCTACCCGCAGACCTCTGCCATTCGGGTTGCCCGCGCCGACCTGCGGGCCGGCAAGATCGATGCGGCGGAATACGGGCGGCGGATGAAGGCCGAGATCGCCGACGTCATCAAGCTGCAGGAGCAACTGGGTCTGGACGTGCTGGTGCACGGTGAACCGGAGCGCAACGACATGGTGCAGTACTTCGCCGAGCAACTCGACGGATTCTTCGCGACCCAGGATGGTTGGGTGCAGTCCTATGGCAGCCGGTGCGTACGCCCGCCGATCCTGTACGGCGACGTGGCTCGGCCCAAGCCGATGACGGTCGAGTGGATCACGTACGCACAGTCCCTGACCGACAAGCCGGTCAAGGGCATGCTCACCGGTCCCGTGACGATTCTGGCGTGGTCCTTCGTCCGCGACGATCAGCCACTGGCCGAGACTGCGAACCAGGTCGCGCTCGCGATCCGAGACGAGACGATCGACCTACAGTCTGCGGGCATCGCGATCATCCAGGTCGACGAGCCGGCGCTGCGTGAGCTGCTGCCATTGCGATCCAAGGACAAGGAGGCGTATCTGAGGTGGGCGGTCGACGCGTTCCGGCTGTCGACCTCCGGAGTTGCCGACTCGACCCAGATCCACACTCACCTGTGCTATTCGGAGTTCGGCGAGGTGATCGGAGCGATCGCCGACCTGGACGCCGACGTGACGTCGATCGAGGCCGCGCGTTCGCACATGGAGGTGCTCGCCGATCTCAACGATGTCGGCTTCGCCAACAGCGTCGGGCCCGGCGTCTACGACATCCACTCACCGCGGGTGCCGGGAGTCGACGAGATCACCGCTTCGCTGCGTGAGGCGCTGAAATCTGTTCCAGCCGAAAGGCTTTGGGTTAATCCAGATTGCGGACTGAAGACTCGGACCACACCTGAGGTGACTGCTTCGTTGCAGCATCTGGTCGCCGCCGCTGCCGCGGTGCGCTCTAACTGA
- the prpD gene encoding 2-methylcitrate dehydratase PrpD: MLVHDIRTRRSADDFPRNEHLAWKIAEVAADPVAVPPETEAMVVNRIIDNAAVSAASVIRRPVTVARVQALAHKTRQGASVFGVDGTVSAEWAAWANGVAVRELDFHDTFLAADYSHPGDNIPALVAVAQQLGVCGADLIRGIATAYEVQVDLVKGICLHEHKIDHVAHLGPSVAAGLGTMLRLDPETIYAAIGQALHLTTATRQSRKGLISSWKAYAPAWAGKVAIEAVDRAMRGEGSPAPIWEGEDGVIAWLLSGPDHIYQVPLPGPGEPKRAILDTYTKEHSAEYQSQAPIDLARRMRERIGDLDQVAGITLHTSHHTHVVIGTGSGDPQKFDPDASRETLDHSVMYIFAVALQDGIWHHERSYAPERAHRPDTVELWRKISTVEDPEWTRRYHSTDPAERAFGARAVVTLKNGDTIVDELAVADAHPLGARPFEREQYVAKFTELADGVVEAEERQRFLDAVAGVADITPGGLGALNVRVDARVLDKAPVVPSGIFQ, translated from the coding sequence ATGCTTGTTCACGACATCCGGACCCGGCGTAGCGCCGACGACTTCCCCCGCAATGAACACCTGGCCTGGAAGATCGCCGAGGTTGCCGCCGACCCGGTCGCCGTGCCGCCCGAGACCGAGGCGATGGTAGTCAACCGCATCATCGACAACGCCGCGGTATCGGCTGCATCGGTCATCCGCCGCCCGGTCACGGTCGCCCGCGTCCAGGCACTCGCCCACAAGACCCGCCAGGGTGCGTCGGTGTTCGGTGTCGACGGCACGGTCTCGGCGGAGTGGGCCGCCTGGGCGAACGGGGTTGCGGTACGCGAACTGGATTTCCATGACACGTTCCTGGCCGCCGACTATTCCCATCCCGGTGACAACATCCCCGCGCTGGTCGCTGTGGCGCAGCAGCTCGGAGTGTGCGGTGCAGACCTGATCCGTGGCATCGCGACGGCCTACGAGGTGCAGGTCGACCTGGTCAAGGGAATCTGCCTGCACGAACACAAGATCGACCACGTTGCCCACCTCGGACCGTCGGTGGCTGCAGGTTTGGGCACCATGCTGCGCCTGGACCCGGAGACGATCTATGCGGCCATCGGTCAGGCTCTGCATCTGACCACCGCCACCCGCCAGTCCCGCAAGGGACTGATCTCCAGCTGGAAGGCCTACGCGCCGGCGTGGGCAGGCAAGGTCGCCATCGAAGCCGTCGACCGGGCGATGCGCGGCGAGGGTTCGCCGGCACCGATCTGGGAGGGCGAGGACGGTGTGATCGCGTGGCTGCTGTCGGGCCCGGACCACATCTACCAGGTGCCGTTGCCCGGCCCGGGCGAACCCAAGCGCGCCATCCTGGACACTTACACCAAGGAGCATTCGGCGGAGTATCAGAGCCAGGCGCCGATCGACCTGGCCCGCAGGATGCGTGAGCGCATCGGTGATCTCGATCAGGTCGCCGGCATCACACTGCATACCAGCCACCACACCCACGTGGTGATCGGGACCGGATCGGGCGATCCGCAGAAGTTCGATCCCGACGCATCCCGGGAGACCCTGGACCACTCGGTGATGTACATCTTCGCCGTCGCGCTGCAGGACGGCATCTGGCACCACGAGCGGTCCTATGCCCCCGAGCGAGCGCATCGGCCAGACACCGTCGAATTGTGGCGCAAGATCAGCACTGTCGAAGATCCGGAGTGGACCCGCCGCTATCACTCCACCGACCCCGCCGAGAGGGCATTCGGGGCCCGGGCCGTGGTGACGCTGAAGAACGGCGACACGATCGTCGACGAGCTCGCCGTCGCCGACGCCCATCCGCTGGGTGCCCGACCGTTCGAACGCGAACAGTACGTGGCGAAGTTCACCGAACTCGCCGACGGAGTCGTGGAAGCCGAAGAGCGGCAACGATTCCTGGACGCTGTCGCCGGCGTCGCCGACATCACGCCGGGCGGGCTGGGGGCGCTGAACGTGC